In Deltaproteobacteria bacterium, the genomic stretch TCACCCCGGGAACGTCGGGGGGGAGCCCGGCGAGGAGCCCCGCCATCCGCGCGACGTTCCGGTTGTCCTCCCCCGCCTGGTTGGCGCACCCGTACATCACGTCGTCGACCTTGGCCCACTCGACGCCCGCGTTGCGCCCGGCCAGCGCGCGGATCGGCAGCGCCGCCAGGTCGTCGGTCCGGATTCCCGACAGACTTCCCCCGTACCCCCCGATCGGCGTGCGAACCGCGTCGCAGACGTAGGCTTCCCTCATGGCAATCCTCCTCTTCCCTTTCCCGCGGCCTCGCAGGCGGCATGGAACGATTCGATTTTACCGCGGAACTCCTCCGGGACCGGCATCGGGCGGAACTCCCGGTCGATGAAGCACGACGTGAGCCGCGCCTCGAAGCACGGTTGCCCGCCCACTTCCCCCGTGACGGCGAACCCGACGCTCGACTTCCCGACCCGGTCGACCCGCACCCCGATCGAGACGGCGCTCCCGCACGCCACCGGGCGGAGGTAGTCGCACGCGGCGACCACCCACGGCGCGCCCTGTCCCCGCTTCGCGATCAGGTCGGTCCAGGAGATCCCCGGGACCTCCTCGAACCATTCGCCGATCGCCTCGATCACGTACTCCAGGATCTTCGGCGGGTAGACCGTACCCCCGGGGCCGCACTCCCCGTAGACGACCCGGCGGCTCCGAAGGAACGGCGAGGCCCCCTCCGGCGGGATGACCCGGTCCCCCGCCGGGCGCGGCCCTTCCCGCGTCGGCTCCGCGCCCCCGCACCGGAGGCGGTACGCCTCGACCCGGTCCAGGATCTCCCGGGGAAGCGGCACCGGCTCGCCGCACGCGGCCTGGAGGCAAAAATCGAGGCGCAGGCGGATCGACGGCTCCGCCGGGTCTTCCCCTCCTTCCGCGAGGAACCGGATCGTGGTCCCGTCGCACGACAGGACGGCAAGCCGTACCCCGATCGTCTGGCCGGCGACCAGAGGCGCAAGGAATTCGCACTCCACGCGGGAGAACGCCGGCTCCACGCCGCGCTCCCGCGGGAGCGCGGACCAGGAGATCCCCGCTTCCGCGTCGAACCACGCCTCGACCGCCTCCACGGCGTAGTCGACCGCCCGCGGGGCGAAGTAGATCCGCGCCGCGTCGCACTCCCCGAACCCCACCCGACGCCGGTACACGAACGGCCCGCCGGCCGATTCGGAACTCTTATTCATGGTACACGGACGAAGGACGTCTCATATCGTGAGGTGCATCCGCTTGATCTCCTCGTTGTCCCGGAGTTCCGCGACCGTCCCGTGGTACCGGATCCGCCCGTTGTCGATGATGTAGGCGCGGTCGATGAGCCGCAGCGACGATTTCAGGTTCTGCTCGGACAGAAGAATGCTGATCCCCGCCTCCTTGAGCTTCCGGATCTGCCCTTCCAGCGACCGGACGATCAGCGGCGCGAGCCCCTCGGTCGGCTCGTCGAGGAGGAGGAGCCTCGGGGAGCTCATCAGCGCCCTCCCGATCGCCAGCATCGCTTTCTCCCCGCCGCTTAAGACCCCGGCCCGCCGCGTCCGGATCTCCGTGAGCGGCGGGAAAAGGTCGTACACGCGGGAGAGGTCCCACTCGCCGGCCCCGCGGTGCACGATTCCGAGGTTGTCCTCGACGGAGAGGTCGGCGAAGATCCGGCGGTCGTCGGGCACGTAGCAGATTCCGCGCCGGACGAGCTCGAACGGCTTCCGGCCGGTCACGTCCTCCCCCTCGAAGACGACCATCCCCTCTACCGGGCGGAGCATCCCGCAGACGCTCTTCATCGTGGTGGTCTTGCCGGCGCCGTTCCTCCCCAGCAGCCCGACGATCTCCCCCTTCCGGAGCGCGAGGGACACGTCGAAGAGGATGTGGCTCCGGCCGTAGTAGGTGTGGATCCCCCGGACCTCCAGCATCAGGCGGTCCCCCCGAGGTAGGCGTCCTGGACTTCCCGGTTCGCGCGCACCTCGTCGCAGCTCCCCTGGACGACGGTCCCGCCGCGGACCATCACCATCACCCGCTGCGCGATCTCGAACACCAGCCCCATGTCGTGCTCGCAGAACAGGATCGTCAGCCCGAAC encodes the following:
- a CDS encoding ABC transporter ATP-binding protein translates to MLEVRGIHTYYGRSHILFDVSLALRKGEIVGLLGRNGAGKTTTMKSVCGMLRPVEGMVVFEGEDVTGRKPFELVRRGICYVPDDRRIFADLSVEDNLGIVHRGAGEWDLSRVYDLFPPLTEIRTRRAGVLSGGEKAMLAIGRALMSSPRLLLLDEPTEGLAPLIVRSLEGQIRKLKEAGISILLSEQNLKSSLRLIDRAYIIDNGRIRYHGTVAELRDNEEIKRMHLTI